A genomic region of Runella rosea contains the following coding sequences:
- a CDS encoding tagaturonate reductase, translating into MPKLTKQVIDSGTQYTFDLPVKVLQFGTGVLLRGLCDYLIDKANKQNIFNGRIVVVKSTAGSADDFAEQDGLYTVCVRGVDNEGQTIDEATAVTSISRVISAQDSWQSILQVARNPHLEVIISNTTEVGIQYVEESIFQSPPQSFPAKLTAFLYERFRTYGGKKDKGLVVVPTELITDNGLKLRECVEKISVYNELGKLFNKWLKYHVKFCNSLVDRIVPGKPDAVTYAALQEKIGYEDALLTVAEPYLLWAIEGDERVRKALSFEQISENVIVDEDISYYRERKLRILNGSHSAAAPLGYLSGFDITFQCMNDPAMSKYYEAIIYDEIVPTLPFEEQMDELKVFAGDILNRYRNPFIQQKLIGITLQQSSKMNARNVATIRRYYQQFNKAPKLFTIGFAAYLLFMRAVKQQNEHYFGQRGEEFYVINDEQAAYFYEQWQGVTVETVPAFVQAVLSNTKLWDTDLTKLTGFAETVAEYLVEMMNTSVKTTLEKAIL; encoded by the coding sequence ATGCCGAAATTAACTAAACAAGTCATTGATAGCGGAACGCAATATACCTTTGATTTACCCGTAAAAGTATTGCAATTTGGAACAGGAGTGCTTCTGAGAGGGCTTTGTGACTACCTGATTGATAAAGCAAACAAGCAAAATATCTTCAACGGACGAATTGTAGTGGTAAAATCTACCGCAGGTTCGGCCGATGATTTTGCCGAGCAAGATGGCCTCTACACGGTTTGCGTACGTGGGGTGGACAATGAAGGCCAAACCATCGATGAGGCCACGGCCGTTACGTCTATCAGTCGGGTTATTTCGGCGCAGGACAGTTGGCAGAGCATCCTACAGGTGGCGCGTAATCCGCATTTGGAAGTGATTATTTCAAATACCACTGAGGTGGGCATTCAGTACGTAGAGGAGAGTATTTTTCAAAGTCCACCGCAATCATTCCCTGCCAAGCTGACCGCGTTTTTGTATGAGCGTTTTCGTACTTACGGAGGCAAAAAAGACAAGGGATTGGTGGTAGTTCCTACTGAGTTGATTACCGATAACGGCCTCAAACTCCGTGAGTGCGTAGAAAAAATTTCGGTGTATAATGAGCTGGGTAAGCTGTTTAATAAATGGCTTAAATACCATGTAAAATTCTGTAACTCATTGGTAGATAGGATTGTGCCAGGTAAGCCTGATGCCGTTACTTATGCCGCATTGCAAGAGAAAATTGGCTACGAAGATGCGCTTTTGACGGTAGCAGAGCCTTATTTGTTGTGGGCGATTGAGGGAGATGAACGAGTGAGGAAAGCCCTTTCGTTTGAGCAAATTAGCGAAAATGTCATTGTCGACGAAGATATTTCTTATTACCGCGAGCGCAAACTGCGTATCCTGAACGGAAGCCACAGCGCGGCGGCCCCGTTGGGTTATTTAAGTGGGTTTGATATCACGTTTCAGTGCATGAACGACCCCGCTATGTCTAAATATTACGAGGCGATTATCTACGACGAAATAGTACCGACGTTGCCGTTTGAGGAGCAAATGGACGAGCTGAAAGTGTTTGCGGGAGATATTCTTAATCGTTACCGTAACCCATTTATTCAGCAAAAACTCATCGGGATTACGCTCCAGCAATCGTCGAAAATGAACGCGCGGAATGTAGCTACCATTCGTCGTTATTATCAGCAATTCAATAAAGCGCCTAAATTGTTTACGATCGGCTTTGCCGCGTACTTGCTGTTTATGCGGGCCGTTAAGCAACAGAACGAGCATTATTTCGGTCAACGTGGCGAAGAGTTTTACGTCATCAACGACGAACAAGCGGCGTATTTCTACGAGCAATGGCAGGGCGTGACGGTCGAAACCGTACCTGCATTTGTGCAAGCCGTACTGAGCAATACCAAACTTTGGGATACCGATTTGACCAAACTCACTGGTTTTGCCGAAACCGTGGCGGAGTATTTGGTGGAAATGATGAACACCAGCGTAAAAACAACCTTGGAAAAAGCAATTCTTTAA
- a CDS encoding GlmU family protein: protein MNNYILYDDAAVRPHLLPFTFTRPVSEIRCGILTLTEKWAHFLHAKPSFLTEPYLQHKFPFVATNDNIFLNGAVCATASIATAVGQLKAGEALIALENDQVIAYRSPFEVVKPVSELKTVLFPEPIVTIQRLWDIYGENGAQIKADFTTLTQGRVSQPVADPFTHVYAPENVFLEEGARVRASILNAENGPIYIGKNATVNEGSVIMGPFALGEDSTVNWGAKMRMNTSIGPHCKIGGEVSNSVLFGFSNKGHDGFLGNSVLGEWCNLGANCNNSNLKNDYTNVKLYSYATETLEDTNRLFCGLFMGDFTKAGISTLFNTGTVVGVNTNVFGAGFQPKHIPSFSWGGAAEGFTEYRIEKALQVAYETVSRRGEAFGEIEEEILKHVFEISRGNNQK from the coding sequence ATGAACAATTATATCCTTTACGACGATGCCGCCGTCCGTCCGCATCTGCTACCGTTTACTTTCACGCGTCCCGTGTCAGAAATCCGCTGCGGCATCCTGACATTGACCGAAAAGTGGGCGCATTTTCTTCATGCGAAACCCTCTTTTTTGACCGAACCTTATCTTCAGCATAAATTCCCGTTTGTTGCCACCAACGATAATATTTTCCTCAACGGCGCTGTCTGCGCAACTGCTTCCATCGCAACGGCCGTCGGCCAATTAAAAGCAGGGGAAGCATTGATTGCCCTCGAAAACGACCAAGTCATTGCCTATCGTTCACCGTTTGAAGTGGTAAAACCCGTGAGTGAATTGAAAACGGTTCTTTTTCCCGAACCTATTGTTACGATTCAACGTCTTTGGGATATTTATGGCGAAAACGGCGCACAAATCAAAGCAGATTTTACGACTCTTACCCAAGGTAGAGTCAGCCAGCCTGTGGCAGACCCTTTTACGCACGTCTACGCCCCAGAAAATGTATTTTTAGAAGAAGGGGCTAGGGTTCGTGCCTCCATTCTGAATGCCGAAAACGGGCCAATTTACATCGGAAAAAATGCGACTGTCAACGAGGGTAGCGTTATCATGGGGCCGTTTGCGTTGGGCGAAGACTCTACCGTCAACTGGGGTGCTAAAATGCGCATGAATACCAGTATAGGGCCGCATTGTAAAATTGGCGGCGAGGTCAGCAACTCGGTACTTTTTGGTTTTAGCAACAAAGGCCACGACGGCTTTTTGGGCAACTCTGTTTTGGGAGAATGGTGTAACTTAGGAGCGAATTGCAACAATTCCAACCTCAAAAATGATTATACTAACGTAAAACTTTACAGCTACGCCACCGAAACGTTGGAAGATACAAACCGTCTGTTTTGCGGCCTCTTTATGGGTGATTTTACCAAAGCGGGCATCAGTACGTTGTTCAATACGGGTACGGTGGTAGGCGTGAATACCAACGTTTTCGGAGCAGGCTTTCAGCCCAAGCATATTCCGTCTTTTTCGTGGGGCGGCGCGGCCGAAGGGTTTACAGAATACCGCATCGAAAAAGCCCTCCAAGTAGCCTATGAAACCGTAAGCCGGCGGGGCGAAGCCTTCGGAGAAATAGAGGAGGAGATTTTAAAGCATGTGTTTGAAATAAGTCGGGGCAACAATCAGAAGTAA
- a CDS encoding DMT family transporter, producing MNSPLPKPTFADYLHLHFLVLIWGFTAILGKLINPQLSRISLTFFRTLLAAVGLAVVLWLWKEWKRVPANDRWAMLGVGAIMGLHWLTFFGSAHVSSASVCLAGMSTTSLFTSLLEPLFARRRVRPLEILLSLLVIVGLYLIFRFEVDQSLGLGLALVSAFLAALFTIANSRFVRRHNALLITFYEMNGATIAMLIGLAGVAFTSGLTAQEVIPQSADWLWLIILAFVCTVYAYSAGVHLLRKVSPFTLNLTINLEPVYGMALAYFILNERMTAGFYAGSVVILLAVIVYPMLNSRFAK from the coding sequence ATGAATTCTCCGCTGCCCAAACCCACCTTTGCCGATTATCTTCATTTGCATTTTTTAGTACTTATCTGGGGCTTTACGGCCATTTTGGGGAAACTGATTAATCCGCAACTTTCGCGTATTAGTCTTACGTTTTTTCGAACCTTATTGGCGGCCGTTGGTTTGGCTGTGGTGCTGTGGTTGTGGAAAGAATGGAAGCGCGTACCTGCCAACGACCGCTGGGCCATGCTCGGGGTGGGGGCCATCATGGGGCTACACTGGCTGACTTTCTTTGGCTCGGCGCACGTATCGAGTGCGTCGGTGTGTTTGGCGGGAATGTCTACTACGTCGCTTTTTACCTCTTTGTTGGAGCCGTTGTTTGCGAGGCGGCGGGTGCGGCCGCTGGAAATTTTGCTGAGTTTGTTGGTGATTGTAGGGCTTTACCTTATTTTTCGGTTTGAGGTAGACCAATCGTTAGGCTTGGGGTTGGCCCTGGTGTCGGCTTTTTTAGCGGCTCTTTTTACCATTGCTAACAGCCGTTTTGTACGCCGACACAATGCGCTTCTGATTACCTTTTATGAAATGAACGGCGCCACCATCGCCATGTTGATAGGTTTGGCGGGCGTAGCTTTTACAAGCGGGCTGACCGCCCAAGAAGTGATTCCGCAATCGGCTGATTGGCTCTGGCTCATCATTTTGGCTTTTGTGTGTACGGTGTATGCGTACTCGGCAGGGGTGCATTTGCTGCGAAAAGTCTCTCCTTTTACGCTCAATCTGACCATCAATCTGGAGCCTGTTTACGGCATGGCGCTGGCCTATTTTATACTCAATGAGCGCATGACAGCAGGCTTTTATGCAGGCTCGGTGGTGATACTGCTGGCCGTGATCGTATACCCGATGCTCAACAGTCGTTTTGCCAAATAA
- a CDS encoding PorT family protein, protein MKASKKISLLILQVIFVTSTVGQNRFSVTPSIGFVGGNASTHIFTGELGFQEEGKGILLGITGNYSMTPKWSISTGISYNWIKYHRVIPETSQIKTKDLIIPVLINYQPSLKRLSPYFSTGIIMERIQSKDYSTPPYIKSDVTKGKFPLTLAIALGAGISYKVTHSVSWIIQPSVYYQVYTAQNRTIFPDYRSYKVNLQTQLTLSF, encoded by the coding sequence ATGAAAGCTTCTAAAAAAATTTCTTTATTGATTTTACAAGTAATATTCGTTACCTCAACAGTAGGACAAAATCGTTTTTCAGTAACTCCTTCAATTGGTTTTGTAGGAGGCAATGCCTCTACTCATATTTTTACGGGAGAACTTGGATTTCAAGAAGAGGGAAAGGGTATATTGTTAGGAATTACGGGTAACTATTCCATGACCCCTAAATGGTCTATTTCCACAGGTATTAGTTATAATTGGATAAAATACCATAGAGTTATTCCTGAAACATCACAAATAAAAACAAAAGACCTAATAATTCCAGTACTTATTAACTATCAGCCTTCCTTAAAACGGCTTTCTCCTTATTTTTCTACTGGAATAATCATGGAAAGAATACAATCAAAGGATTATTCAACCCCTCCCTATATCAAGTCTGATGTTACAAAAGGAAAATTTCCCCTGACTCTAGCAATCGCATTAGGAGCTGGAATTAGCTATAAGGTCACTCACTCAGTGAGCTGGATTATTCAGCCCTCTGTATATTATCAGGTTTATACAGCACAAAACAGAACCATTTTCCCCGATTATCGTTCATATAAAGTCAATTTACAAACTCAATTGACTTTATCTTTTTGA
- the pheT gene encoding phenylalanine--tRNA ligase subunit beta — protein sequence MKISYNWLKELIDIQESAEEIGKLLTATGLEVEGIDPVQRVEGGLEGIVIGEVLTCEPFTVKEKTLHLTTVDIGADVPSNIVCGAANVAAGQKVVVATVGATIHPTGGEPFTIAKRKVYGHPSEGMICAEDEIGLGTSHAGIMVLDTDLPNGTSAAEYFGLLPDYVIEIGLTPNRADAASHLGVARDLKAVLNRALKMPAVENFTVSTTTLPIEVSVENSEACPRYAGVIISGLTVTESPDWLKEKLQAVGVRPINNVVDITNYICHELGQPLHAFDAAKIIGNKVIVKTLPAGTPFVTLDGVERKLSDRDLMICNAEEPMCIGGVFGGTKSGVSEQTTDIFLEAAYFSPAWIRKTGTFHGLKTDASFRFERGTDPNMPVYALKRAALLIQEVAGGQVSSEIVDIYPNPIPNHEVKVKYKNVDRLIGKVLDRALIKQILTSLDIEIQDETPEGFLASVAPYRVDVTREADVIEEILRIYGFDNIELSENLATDFLSGFPIVDPDKQKLRIANLLAANGFNETMANSLTKPMYNDAVRSSLPGEDVVMLNPLSEDLSVMRQTMLFSGLESLAYNLNRRQRDLRICEFGKTYHKVESKYKELSHLVLLMAGHQRAESWLAKDQKLAFHDLAGMVHLVLNAFRVAQVEKQEIQDKTIFEYGLSYTIKKKPVVSFGQVKAKLAKIADIKQPVFYADFDWAYLLKQYNDKVRFTEVSKFPEVRRDLSLVLDKAVTFEQIRQTAHKYERELLTNINVFDVYEGENIGADKKSYSVSFTLQDETQTLTDKVIDKTMQKLMMAFEKDLNAVIRK from the coding sequence ATGAAAATTTCCTATAACTGGCTTAAAGAACTTATTGATATTCAGGAGTCTGCCGAAGAAATCGGTAAATTGTTGACCGCTACGGGTCTCGAAGTGGAAGGCATTGACCCCGTCCAACGTGTAGAAGGAGGATTGGAGGGCATCGTGATTGGAGAGGTGCTTACTTGCGAACCTTTTACCGTCAAAGAAAAAACATTGCACCTTACCACGGTTGATATTGGCGCGGACGTGCCGTCCAATATCGTGTGCGGGGCGGCCAACGTAGCTGCCGGGCAGAAAGTAGTTGTAGCAACCGTGGGGGCTACGATTCATCCGACTGGCGGGGAGCCTTTTACCATTGCCAAGCGCAAAGTGTATGGTCATCCTTCTGAAGGAATGATTTGTGCCGAAGACGAAATCGGCCTGGGTACATCACATGCGGGCATTATGGTATTGGATACTGATTTACCCAATGGAACATCGGCGGCGGAGTACTTCGGCTTATTGCCTGATTACGTCATTGAAATAGGCCTGACGCCTAACCGCGCCGATGCGGCCTCTCACCTCGGCGTGGCCCGCGACTTGAAAGCGGTATTGAACCGAGCGCTGAAAATGCCAGCAGTTGAAAACTTTACGGTTTCAACTACAACCTTACCAATCGAAGTAAGTGTCGAAAACTCGGAAGCCTGTCCGCGTTATGCTGGAGTGATAATATCGGGCTTGACCGTGACCGAATCACCAGATTGGCTGAAAGAAAAATTGCAGGCGGTAGGTGTGCGGCCGATTAATAACGTGGTAGATATTACCAACTACATTTGCCATGAACTTGGCCAACCGTTGCACGCTTTTGATGCAGCCAAAATCATCGGCAACAAAGTAATCGTAAAAACACTGCCTGCTGGTACGCCTTTCGTGACCCTTGACGGTGTAGAGCGCAAGCTGTCGGACCGAGATTTGATGATTTGTAACGCCGAAGAACCCATGTGTATCGGGGGCGTTTTTGGCGGTACCAAGTCGGGGGTTTCAGAGCAAACGACGGATATTTTTCTGGAAGCCGCTTATTTTTCTCCAGCTTGGATTCGTAAGACGGGCACTTTCCACGGCCTGAAAACTGACGCCTCTTTCCGCTTCGAGCGCGGAACTGACCCCAACATGCCAGTCTATGCGCTCAAACGCGCAGCGCTTTTGATTCAGGAAGTGGCAGGTGGTCAAGTATCGTCGGAAATTGTGGATATTTATCCCAATCCGATTCCCAATCATGAAGTGAAAGTTAAGTACAAAAATGTCGATAGACTCATCGGCAAAGTACTAGACCGTGCGCTGATTAAGCAGATTTTAACCAGCCTCGACATCGAAATTCAAGACGAAACCCCCGAAGGCTTTTTGGCTTCTGTGGCCCCTTACCGCGTGGATGTGACGCGCGAAGCCGACGTAATTGAAGAAATCCTGCGAATTTATGGATTCGACAACATCGAGCTTTCCGAAAACTTAGCCACGGACTTCCTATCAGGTTTTCCGATTGTGGACCCTGACAAACAGAAATTACGCATTGCTAACCTTCTAGCAGCCAATGGGTTCAATGAAACCATGGCAAATTCATTGACGAAACCTATGTACAATGACGCGGTTCGGTCGAGTTTACCTGGGGAAGATGTAGTGATGCTCAACCCTTTGAGCGAAGACCTATCGGTGATGCGCCAAACCATGCTGTTTTCAGGATTGGAGTCATTGGCTTATAACCTGAACCGTCGTCAGCGTGATTTGAGAATCTGTGAATTTGGAAAAACATACCATAAAGTCGAATCGAAGTACAAGGAACTTTCCCACTTGGTTTTATTGATGGCGGGGCATCAACGGGCCGAAAGCTGGTTGGCCAAAGACCAAAAACTGGCGTTTCATGATTTGGCAGGGATGGTGCATTTGGTTTTGAATGCCTTTCGGGTGGCGCAGGTAGAGAAGCAGGAAATTCAAGACAAAACAATTTTTGAGTATGGCTTGTCTTACACGATTAAAAAGAAGCCTGTGGTTAGTTTTGGGCAGGTAAAAGCAAAGCTGGCCAAAATCGCCGACATTAAACAACCCGTTTTTTACGCGGATTTTGATTGGGCCTATTTGTTGAAACAATACAACGATAAAGTGCGTTTTACGGAAGTTTCTAAGTTCCCAGAAGTACGTCGTGATTTGTCGTTGGTGTTGGATAAAGCCGTCACTTTTGAACAAATTCGCCAAA
- a CDS encoding TlpA family protein disulfide reductase, with translation MNKRNKATLSFYKHLHRIVLPEISFFRPCLQLRLLLLLLIASGTLFFSSSYAQTDTLTVRGKIENLTVRLYRQAPEVTVARVNILQSNREIVRAAQLQPDGSFELKMPLVYPLEECYLTYANVVMPFLGEKGTVEITLNGDSLTKSEVPIRFGGIYATTNNRHAHFYVAFNKWLKANPEKPIKAATGFLFWEKVAQERDRKIDFYRTYQTVKDTLLDKWVISSLNDAAKARFYSYLSQEKQKLPLAISASTELDTNRFFTFAKADSYRQFTNYAIATTPNLPESSLPVNTLARLILQYVPNISTTDSLKLVGYVQGETAKMRELRWLSNLFNQKEDTLRLIAAYELYTRKFDAAHSAKELDYLKAAFYAENINNFALKNLTLWYNHLRPGLKNPYYVRSLDELHHIESLDSAVIRAVESKIEAATLNDPTEVLPGIFLTNIPPFLDVWSQLKRKFKGKIVYFLFWTNDEWGRRALAEANALRASLPPNSVEFVYVSEYKTNDDVWREAAIKSRSRGLHLKLDESQNDYFVAEWAVTQVPYAVLMDANGKYIRRNAPLPADREGWSKIWNKVFN, from the coding sequence ATGAATAAGCGAAATAAAGCAACTTTGTCATTCTATAAGCATCTGCATCGCATCGTTCTTCCAGAAATCAGTTTTTTTCGACCCTGCCTACAACTTCGTTTATTATTGCTTTTGCTGATCGCCTCTGGCACATTGTTCTTCTCTTCGTCATACGCCCAAACCGACACCCTAACGGTGCGTGGAAAAATAGAAAATCTGACGGTGAGATTGTACCGGCAGGCCCCCGAGGTTACGGTGGCCCGGGTCAATATTTTACAATCTAATCGAGAAATTGTACGCGCCGCCCAGCTCCAGCCCGATGGTAGTTTTGAATTGAAAATGCCTCTGGTGTATCCGTTGGAAGAATGTTATCTGACCTACGCCAACGTAGTGATGCCTTTTTTGGGCGAAAAAGGCACGGTGGAAATCACCCTCAACGGCGACTCCCTGACCAAAAGTGAGGTTCCTATCCGTTTTGGAGGCATTTATGCAACTACCAATAATCGACACGCTCATTTTTATGTAGCTTTCAATAAGTGGCTCAAAGCTAATCCCGAAAAGCCCATCAAAGCAGCGACTGGCTTTCTCTTTTGGGAAAAAGTGGCCCAAGAGCGCGACCGTAAAATTGATTTTTATCGCACCTACCAAACTGTCAAAGATACGCTGCTTGACAAGTGGGTGATTTCTTCGCTCAATGACGCTGCCAAAGCGAGATTTTACAGTTATTTATCGCAAGAAAAACAAAAACTCCCGTTGGCGATATCCGCATCGACCGAATTAGACACCAACCGGTTTTTTACGTTTGCCAAAGCCGACAGTTACCGGCAATTTACCAATTACGCCATAGCGACCACGCCTAATCTTCCCGAATCGTCTTTGCCCGTTAATACCTTGGCCCGTTTGATTTTACAGTATGTCCCCAACATTTCGACCACCGATAGCCTAAAATTGGTGGGGTATGTGCAAGGAGAAACGGCCAAAATGAGAGAGTTGCGGTGGCTCAGCAATCTGTTCAATCAAAAAGAAGATACACTTCGGCTTATTGCTGCGTATGAATTGTACACCCGCAAATTCGATGCGGCCCATTCTGCCAAAGAACTGGATTATCTGAAGGCGGCATTTTATGCAGAAAACATCAACAACTTCGCCTTAAAGAACCTGACGCTCTGGTATAATCACCTGCGTCCTGGGCTCAAAAACCCGTATTATGTACGCTCGTTGGACGAACTTCACCACATTGAGAGCCTTGATTCAGCCGTGATTCGTGCGGTTGAATCTAAAATAGAAGCAGCCACATTGAATGACCCCACAGAAGTGCTGCCTGGCATTTTTCTGACCAATATCCCACCCTTCTTGGATGTATGGAGTCAGTTGAAACGGAAGTTTAAAGGAAAGATTGTGTATTTTCTTTTTTGGACCAACGATGAATGGGGACGCCGCGCATTGGCCGAAGCCAACGCATTGCGGGCAAGCCTGCCGCCCAACAGCGTCGAATTTGTGTATGTTTCAGAATACAAAACTAACGACGATGTATGGCGCGAAGCCGCGATAAAAAGCAGAAGCAGGGGCTTGCACCTTAAATTGGACGAATCACAAAACGATTATTTTGTGGCCGAATGGGCCGTTACCCAAGTGCCTTATGCAGTTTTGATGGATGCCAACGGCAAATATATCCGTCGCAATGCGCCCCTGCCCGCCGACCGTGAAGGCTGGAGCAAAATTTGGAATAAGGTATTTAACTGA
- a CDS encoding DUF1684 domain-containing protein, with protein sequence MLKNKFLQLLIAIVIIGVIGYTFFGEETTVSDADYVAQLEKDRKEKDKFYQDSDTSPIGDKTAFKGLNYFVPNPAYKVVATVIPYHAQDKQVAVPMTDGSTTTYEKYGFAEFTLPDASKAAELNVYRLLIYKHEKGLSILFRDATAPEETYGGGRYLDFKTDDVTDGKLTLDFNVAYNPYCAYNPTYACPIPPKENTLPVRVEAGEKIYEKYE encoded by the coding sequence ATGTTGAAAAATAAATTTTTACAGTTACTGATTGCCATCGTTATCATCGGGGTGATTGGGTATACTTTTTTTGGGGAAGAAACAACGGTTTCGGACGCCGATTATGTGGCGCAGTTGGAGAAAGACCGCAAAGAAAAAGATAAGTTTTACCAAGATTCCGATACCTCTCCCATTGGGGATAAAACGGCTTTTAAGGGACTTAATTATTTTGTCCCAAATCCAGCCTATAAAGTGGTCGCTACGGTGATTCCGTACCACGCTCAGGACAAGCAAGTAGCCGTACCCATGACCGACGGCAGCACCACCACCTACGAAAAATATGGTTTTGCCGAGTTTACATTGCCTGATGCAAGCAAGGCGGCCGAGCTGAACGTTTATCGCCTGCTCATTTATAAACATGAAAAAGGCCTTTCTATCCTGTTTCGCGATGCCACGGCCCCAGAGGAAACCTACGGCGGGGGGCGTTATTTGGATTTTAAAACAGATGACGTAACCGATGGCAAACTCACCCTCGATTTCAACGTTGCCTATAATCCCTACTGTGCTTACAACCCTACTTACGCCTGCCCCATTCCGCCCAAAGAAAATACCCTGCCCGTGCGGGTGGAAGCGGGAGAGAAGATTTATGAGAAGTATGAGTAA